CGAGCCCGCTGTTGCAGCTTGTTTGCACTGGAGCTTATCCGGAGCGGAAATTCCTTTCCGTTTTTGTGAATGACAAACTCATTAACAATTCATCAACACAACCTGTTCCAGCCGGCCCGTCCCCACGGCAACAGCCCCTTCCGCAGCGCGCTCATTGGCTGGCCTGGAGAATGTATCCATTGAGACGCTCGCTGTTTGTATCCATTGAGGAGCTGCCTCGCGCAGGGGGTGTGCGAGTGCTGAGTCCAAGGGAGAGTGAGCAAATCGAGGCTTGAATAATCCGAGAAAGACGCCCGGGTGGATTTGAGGCGCAGCCTTGGAGGGAGGGATTAGAAGCCGctggactgtttttttttttttcctcccctctcagTAGCACGGAGTCCGAATTAATTGGATTTCATTCACCGGGGAGGAATAAAACTGTCTGGGCAGCTTCATTCAGAGAGATTCATTGACGCCAAGAGCGAGCGGCTGCAGCCAGGTGCAGAGGGAACCGCCGGCTTCACTTCTGGTCTCTCTTGCCCCAACCGCTCACCCGGTTTGGGAAGGGCGAGGTGGAATTAAAACCCATCTCCGAGAGCGGCGGCTTCTCGCGGCGCTCTCGGCCTATGCCTGCCCCGAGGGGCGTCTGGTAGGCACCCCGCCTTCTCCGGCAGCTCGACCCCCATGATAGATACGCTCAGACCCGTGCCCTTCGCGTCGGAAATGGCGATCAGCAAGACGGTGGCGTGGCTCAACGAGCAGCTGGAGCTGGGCAACGAGCGGCTGCTGTTGATGGACTGCCGGCCGCAGGAGCTGTACGAGTCATCGCACATCGAGTCAGCAATCAACGTGGCCATCCCGGGCATCATGCTACGGCGCTTGCAGAAGGGCAATCTGCCGGTGCGCGCGCTCTTCACGCGCGGCGAGGACCGGGACCGCTTCACCCGGCGCTGCGGCACCGACACCGTGGTGCTCTACGACGAGAGTAGCAGCGACTGGAACGAGAATACCGGCGGCGAGTCGGTGCTCGGGCTGTTGCTCAAGAAGCTCAAGGACGAGGGCTGCCGGGCGTTCTACCTGGAAGGTACGTGCCGGGGGAGCCCCGCTCAGGGGGCAGGGCGCGGGACACGAGGCTGCGGGCTGCAGGCGGGGCACGCGGACTGCAAGCGCCCCTGCTGCGCTTGGCTGGCGCTTCTGAGCCGCGCTGCTGCGCCAGGGGCTGTCTACCCGCTCCAGGCTGCGAACCTCACTTGCCCCGCACCGCGAGTGGGGCCCGAGCAGAATCGACCGGCTTCCGGCCACAGGCACGGGCAGTTTCTAACTAGCTCTCCTTCCTACCTGGAATATCCTTCACCTCTCCCTGCTTTCTATCTTTAGATTTTGAATTCAGATTTGCAGGACGGCAGAGGTCGTTGGGGTGCACATTGGCACCTTCCAACCCCTTAAAATATTCAGCAAAGTTGCCATTTTGTGCATTTCCggattaaaaagaatgaaggttCCCAGGGGAGGCGGGCCCATTCGTCCTATTCGCAAAGGTGCAGATTTAAGTGTCTTTCCCTTATATTTGGCTTGGGGCGGGGGGAGCGGTTGGTAGAGCGCTGTGGTGTGTTTCTGCGCCCGGCTGCGGCTCTCAAAGCTGTGAAAACTACTGCGGGATCTCGGGTTACATGATTGCTTTTCTCGTTCTGGCAGGTGGTTTCAGTAAGTTCCAAGCCGAGTTCGCCCTGCATTGCGAGACCAATCTAGACGGCTCGTGTAGCAGCAGCTCGCCACCGTTGCCAGTGCTGGGGCTCGGGGGCCTGCGGATCAGCTCCGACTCCTCCTCGGACATTGAGTCTGACCTTGACCGAGACCCCAATAGTGCAACGGACTCGGATGGCAGCCCGCTGTCCAACAGCCAGCCTTCTTTCCCCGTGGAGATCTTGCCCTTCCTCTACTTGGGCTGTGCCAAGGACTCCACCAACCTGGACGTGTTGGAGG
The Vicugna pacos chromosome 12, VicPac4, whole genome shotgun sequence DNA segment above includes these coding regions:
- the DUSP6 gene encoding dual specificity protein phosphatase 6, with translation MIDTLRPVPFASEMAISKTVAWLNEQLELGNERLLLMDCRPQELYESSHIESAINVAIPGIMLRRLQKGNLPVRALFTRGEDRDRFTRRCGTDTVVLYDESSSDWNENTGGESVLGLLLKKLKDEGCRAFYLEGGFSKFQAEFALHCETNLDGSCSSSSPPLPVLGLGGLRISSDSSSDIESDLDRDPNSATDSDGSPLSNSQPSFPVEILPFLYLGCAKDSTNLDVLEEFGIKYILNVTPNLPNLFENAGEFKYKQIPISDHWSQNLSQFFPEAISFIDEARGKNCGVLVHCLAGISRSVTVTVAYLMQKLNLSMNDAYDIVKMKKSNISPNFNFMGQLLDFERTLGLSSPCDNRVPAQQLYFTTPSNQNVYQVDSLQST